ATATTAAAGTTGTGGTTATCGCACAAGGAGAAAAAGTTAAAGAAGCAGAAGAGGCCGGTGCAGATTTTGTTGGTGGCGAAGACCTGGCAGAGAAAATCCAAAATGGATGGACTGATTTTGATGCTGCCATTGCTACTCCGGATATGATGAAAGTAGTTGGAAAGTTAGGACGGGTTTTAGGACCACGAGGGTTAATGCCAAACCCAAAAGTTGGAACAGTTACCTTTGATGTAAAAGAGGCAATTACCTCTGTTAAAAAAGGTAAAGTTGAATACCGGGCAGACCGTTTTGGAATAGTGCATTCAATGATTGGCAAGATAAATTTTGAAGACGAAAAGTTGATTGAGAATTTTAAAGCAATAATGGATGCCATTATTAAGGCTAAGCCTGCATCCTCAAAAGGGCGTTACCTGATAAGTGTTTCATTGTCTTCAACTATGGGTCCGGGTATCAGGCTTGATACTACAAAGCTTTTAGCATAAAATAACTAAAAATAAATAAATATTGATATTTCCTTAGACCGCAGGTATCAAAAAGATGATTTAAATGGTTCAACCGACCTGCCGAGGAGTTAAGATTATATAAATCCTTCCTTGACATTGTCTAAGGTAAGGATTTTTTATTATTAATATAATAAGAGAAAGGAGGAGTCTCATTGCCACTTAACAAGGAAGAAAAAAAGTTAGTTGTAGAAGAATTATGCGAAGAATTTAAAAA
The DNA window shown above is from Atribacterota bacterium and carries:
- the rplA gene encoding 50S ribosomal protein L1, with product MSKKRGKKFKEISNNYDKTKLCTIEEAVKLVKELSWVKFNESVDVAIRLGINTKHSEEQVRGAVDLPHGTGKDIKVVVIAQGEKVKEAEEAGADFVGGEDLAEKIQNGWTDFDAAIATPDMMKVVGKLGRVLGPRGLMPNPKVGTVTFDVKEAITSVKKGKVEYRADRFGIVHSMIGKINFEDEKLIENFKAIMDAIIKAKPASSKGRYLISVSLSSTMGPGIRLDTTKLLA